The DNA sequence ATCGGCATCCCCGTCTATATCGAAGAATGAAGCCGAAAACGCGGGATAGCCTTTGCCGTCCAGCCCTTCGCCGGATTCGGCCGTCACGTCCGTGAATTTCCATCCGCCGTCGTTGCGGTAAAGCCTGCTGGGCGTGTCCAGTCCGCAAAAGTAAAGGTCTATGTCGCCGTCGCCGTCATAGTCGCCCGCGGCCACGCCCGATGCCGCCACCGCCTGGTCGAGGCCGATGTCCACCAGCCAGTCCTTGCGGACGGCCTTGTTGGCGAATGTGATTCCGCAGTCGGCGCCGGAAACGCGCGTGAAACCGGGCTGTGCCGCGGGCGTTCTCTCCGCGAGATCGAACGACTCGAACTTGCCGCTCTTGGTAGGCTTGCGGGCGAGCCCCCGCCCCCCGCTTTGCATCGCAGCCTCTTCTTCTTCGCCCGGCGCGCAGGCGAAAGCGAAAACAAACAGCGCAATCGATAAAACTAATGCAGAAGCAATACCCCTCATTTCGGCAAACCCCCTTGCAATATGGAAGACGACCCGAATTCGCCTCCCCGATGAATTATACCAATCGGGTACCTGTTTGCGGTTATTCTTGGGGCGCGCCCCTGCTATAATTGCACCGGTGAACCAGGAAACAGCCTTTCGGATTTCGCTCTGGATTCTCGCCTCGTTCCTGTCGGGCAGCGTCCCGTGGGGCTGGCTCATCGGCCGCATCTTTTACGGCAGGGACGTACGCAAGCTGGGAAGCGGCAACATCGGCTTCACGAACGTCCTGCGCAGCTTCGGCGCCGTCCCGGGATACACATGCTTTCTTCTTGACGTCGCGAAAGGGCTTTTGCCCGTAGTCCTGGCCGGATCGCGGCTCTCGGTTTCGCCCGGCTCGCACGCGGAACCCACGGCGGCCTGGACGCTGATGGCCGTCGCGCTCGCGGCGGTCCTCGGCCACACCTTCACGCCCTGGCTTGGATTCAAAGGCGGAAAGGGCATTGCCACCGGACTCGGCGTGATTATCGGCCTCATCGGCTGGTACGTGTTCATCCCCCTCGCCGTTTTCCTGGCGGCGGCGGTTCCCACCCGCTACATCAGCCTCGGCAGCATCCTCGCCGCGCTCGCCTTTCTTGCGGTCACGCTCCTGCCCGTGCAAGCGCTCGCGCCGATTCACGCTTACTGGCCTATGGCTGCGCTCACGGCCGCGCTTGTCCTGTTCACTCATAGGGAAAACATCAAGCGCCTCGCCGCGGGCACCGAGAACAAGTTCGGCTCCAAAAAACCCGCCGCGTAGTCCCACGCAAATGGCCCGCCGGTCCGAAATTCAATAGGCTCGCCGCTTTTCCCGCGGCGGAGATTCCGGCAGGATGCTCCGGCGCGGTTGTCCAAAGCCGGGTATAATCTCCACGTGCGCAGGCTGCTATTAGTTTTCGGCGCGGCGATGCTGCTTTCGGGCTGCGCGGCCTCGATCGGCCTCGCCGGAGTCTGGCACTTCGGCGACGGCAGCGGCACCCTCGGCTCGATTTCGATATCGAACCAGATGGGCCGCTCCAGCTATTTCTACATCGGCAACAGGGTGTACGGCCCGACCTATCACGGCGAAACGATTATCGTGCAATTGAGCGCGGGAACCTGGATCGTTCGCGACAGCTTCGGCCACCGCCGGTACGTCACGCTGCATGAAGGCGATACGGTGTATGTGATATTCGGGTGAAGCAACGCGCGACAAAACGCGGACGGGATAGGACCGGCGCGCGCCCGGCGATAAAGATCAGTCAAACTTCAACAATCGTCAGCTTCCGGCTTCTTCGGGAGGGAGGACGTTGATTGTGCGCTCGTATGGGCTTTCGCTGTATACGACAGCACCATCCCAATAGGTTGCGCGAGCTCGGATTATGAATACTCCGGGGGCGGAGTATTCATGCACAATCAAATCCTGCGGCTTCAGACCGTTTTGCCAATAGTTCTCAAGCTGAGCGGTTACATCGGTCCAGCCGGCGCCGTCACCAAAGTCAACTTCGATTTTGCTGTAAAAGGGATCGTGTCCAATGTCCGTTGAGTCTGATTGAACACCAAGGGCTCCTCTTATTACTAAAGGTGCCGGTCCTGAAATCGGAGAGAACCACGGCCACACTAATCGAGGAACAAAAATGGGAGTTATGGGGTTGTTTGACGACGAACAACCAGATGCAAGCAATACCAGGATGCAAGCAAAAATCGCAAAAAGATACTTCATTTTTCCTCCCCTCTTAATTGCCTGCGGCATAAGCATCAACAGAGCCGCGACGGCCCAAAGTGAGCGAAGAAATTCGTGGCGCGGACGGGATGGGACCGTCGCGCATCTTGCGACAAAGATCAATCAAACCTCAGGCAAACATCAGCTTCCGGCGTCTTCGGGAGGGAGGACGATGATATTGGGTTCTGCGCTGCTTTCTGAATACAGAATTTCGCCCCAGTTCATCGTCAATCGAGCGGCAATGTGATAGTTACCGGGAATTGTGTACGTGTGACTTGGAAGCACATTGAAAAGCTGATCTTCGTTGAACATCCTGATCGCACTTGTAACATCTACCCAACCTCCGGAGTCCCCGAAGTCCATCTCGACTTTCGCGATTCGATTTTGCAATGGTGGATCTGGGCCGTTATGTAGATAAACATTGGCAAAAACGGTTACCGGTGCGGGGACAGCCTGCTCAGTAAACAATTTCCCATCTTGTGTGTATCCCACTACCCCAGTGCTCCGGAATGGCAGGTCGAATCCGCTTTCATTCTGCACGCTTTGGCCGCAAGCAACGAAACCAAAAGTGACTGCAAGTACTATGGGAATGATTGGAATGCACTTCATATTGGCCTCCTTTGAACTAATATCCAAACACACGCGCAGCATCCACGCCGCCGTACAAGCTAAAATATGGGTAGTGGTTTAGAGGCTGCTCGTTGTTACGGATTTGCGTTCGAATGCCCGATGGAGCGTCAGAAGTGTAACAAGCAAGGAGTGCTGCAACAGCGCTTACGTGCGGTGCTGATGCTGAAGTTCCGCTAAAGGAGCTGTAAATTGGACCATCTGTATATCCCAGCCGCCAACCATGGGAACTAAATCCCTTCATGTCCGTCGTAGTTATCAAATCGCCAGGCGCCGCCACGTCAACGAATGCAGGATTCCAATTGCTCCATGTCGGCTTTTGACCAAGGTAATTGTAGGCTGCAACTGCAAGCGCATCAGAATGAGTCGCCGGAAATTGCACAGCAATATCGCTACTGTCATTACCGGCAGAGCCAACAAGCACCGAATACCTTGCAACATTCGCAACTACGTTGCGATATGTTAGGGATGAGGCTAATCCACCAAAACTGCAATTTACAACCTCGATATTGAGGTGTAGCTTGGGATCATCAGGATACAGCTGCCATTTGTCAAACTCCCCTTTGAAAGCACCCAAAACATAAAATGCATTTATGTTTGTGGATTCAAAGTAACGGAATTTACCTCCTTCATTATGGCCTGACATTGCAACTGGGAGCATAGGGACATTTTGCGTAATGCCAGCAACATCTCTTTCATGCTCTTGCGGTCCGAGATCGTTGTTGATTACGGCGCCAAGAATGCCCGCAACACAAGTACCATGACCAACGTTTATTGCATTCCACATATTGTCGTCGACAATACTTGGCCATGGTTCTCCTCCGTCAAGAAGGATTTTTGTTTTGCCAAATTTCGGGAATACATTCGCGCCATAGGCAGTCAACCTGGAGGCCAGATCCTGATGGCTTCTCTGTATTCCGGTATCGAGAACAGCAACAACCACATCGCTATTTCCGATCTTGCCATGTTGCCAAGTAGTTTGAATATTGATATCAAACTGAGTTGGCGTACGTTCCTTGATGTTCCACTGGTTGACAAAAAGTTCGTCGTTGGAGTCTCCGGAATAAGGCCAGGCACAGGTTGCATAAACCGAATCCGGATCAGCGGAAAGAACCAAGGCGGGGTAAGTAGCCGGCCAATTTGCGACAGCTTCCTCAACCGATGTTCCTTCCGGCAAAATGGCGGCCATACTTCTGTGTGCACGCCATTCGGAATAAACCGTCAGGTTTTCCGCAATAATGAACGTGTCAATCTCCGGATCGCCGACAATCAGTGGATATTGGATGGAATAGCATGGGTCGGTTTGAAAGCGCTCTACGTCGAAGTAGTTTTCATCCATAAGCGGAAGCACTGGCGGGTTCTTGAACGCGACAATCACACGTCCAT is a window from the bacterium genome containing:
- the plsY gene encoding glycerol-3-phosphate 1-O-acyltransferase PlsY codes for the protein MNQETAFRISLWILASFLSGSVPWGWLIGRIFYGRDVRKLGSGNIGFTNVLRSFGAVPGYTCFLLDVAKGLLPVVLAGSRLSVSPGSHAEPTAAWTLMAVALAAVLGHTFTPWLGFKGGKGIATGLGVIIGLIGWYVFIPLAVFLAAAVPTRYISLGSILAALAFLAVTLLPVQALAPIHAYWPMAALTAALVLFTHRENIKRLAAGTENKFGSKKPAA
- a CDS encoding S8 family serine peptidase, with product MRSNLSKLARGGAAVAIVLALMVLAMLAVSLASCGEGAKKQLVGSSPGAAPGSDPDNDQVANAGDRKVAVGPDMGGDDEPEGGEGLLDSPNPADPAYDDLTAVIRPFTDPRTGQTYDIVDGRVIVAFKNPPVLPLMDENYFDVERFQTDPCYSIQYPLIVGDPEIDTFIIAENLTVYSEWRAHRSMAAILPEGTSVEEAVANWPATYPALVLSADPDSVYATCAWPYSGDSNDELFVNQWNIKERTPTQFDINIQTTWQHGKIGNSDVVVAVLDTGIQRSHQDLASRLTAYGANVFPKFGKTKILLDGGEPWPSIVDDNMWNAINVGHGTCVAGILGAVINNDLGPQEHERDVAGITQNVPMLPVAMSGHNEGGKFRYFESTNINAFYVLGAFKGEFDKWQLYPDDPKLHLNIEVVNCSFGGLASSLTYRNVVANVARYSVLVGSAGNDSSDIAVQFPATHSDALAVAAYNYLGQKPTWSNWNPAFVDVAAPGDLITTTDMKGFSSHGWRLGYTDGPIYSSFSGTSASAPHVSAVAALLACYTSDAPSGIRTQIRNNEQPLNHYPYFSLYGGVDAARVFGY